The following are encoded together in the Nyctibius grandis isolate bNycGra1 chromosome 5, bNycGra1.pri, whole genome shotgun sequence genome:
- the PTN gene encoding pleiotrophin isoform X2, which produces MQQQQQQRRMFTAALLALVFILAAVSTTEAGKKEKPEKKAKKSDCGEWQWSVCVPTSGDCGLGTREGTRTGAECKQTTKTQKCKIPCNWKKQFGECKYQFQAWGECDLNTALKTRTGNLKRALHNADCQKTVTISKPCGKLTKPKPQESKKKKKEGKKQEKMLD; this is translated from the exons atgcaacagcaacagcaacaacgTCGAATGTTCACAGCTGCCCTCCTGGCACTTGTTTTCATTCTGGCAGCTGTGAGTACCACCGAGGCTggcaaaaaagagaaaccag agaaaaaagcaaagaagtcTGACTGTGGGGAATGGCAGTGGAGCGTCTGTGTGCCCACCAGTGGTGACTGTGGCCTGGGGACACGCGAAGGCACTCGCACTGGAGCTGAGTGCAAACAAACCACCAAGACTCAGAAGTGTAAGATACCCTGCAACTGGAAGAAGCAATTTGGAG AGTGCAAATACCAGTTCCAGGCCTGGGGAGAATGTGACTTGAATACTGCCTTGAAGACTCGAACCGGGAACCTAAAGAGAGCCCTTCATAACGCTGACTGCCAGAAGACTGTCACAATCTCAAAGCCCTGTGGGAAGCTTACTAAACCCAAACCTCAAG AAtccaagaagaagaaaaaggaaggcaaGAAACAAGAGAAGATGCTGGATTAA
- the PTN gene encoding pleiotrophin isoform X1, translating into MQQQQQQRRMFTAALLALVFILAAVSTTEAGKKEKPEKKAKKSDCGEWQWSVCVPTSGDCGLGTREGTRTGAECKQTTKTQKCKIPCNWKKQFGAECKYQFQAWGECDLNTALKTRTGNLKRALHNADCQKTVTISKPCGKLTKPKPQESKKKKKEGKKQEKMLD; encoded by the exons atgcaacagcaacagcaacaacgTCGAATGTTCACAGCTGCCCTCCTGGCACTTGTTTTCATTCTGGCAGCTGTGAGTACCACCGAGGCTggcaaaaaagagaaaccag agaaaaaagcaaagaagtcTGACTGTGGGGAATGGCAGTGGAGCGTCTGTGTGCCCACCAGTGGTGACTGTGGCCTGGGGACACGCGAAGGCACTCGCACTGGAGCTGAGTGCAAACAAACCACCAAGACTCAGAAGTGTAAGATACCCTGCAACTGGAAGAAGCAATTTGGAG CAGAGTGCAAATACCAGTTCCAGGCCTGGGGAGAATGTGACTTGAATACTGCCTTGAAGACTCGAACCGGGAACCTAAAGAGAGCCCTTCATAACGCTGACTGCCAGAAGACTGTCACAATCTCAAAGCCCTGTGGGAAGCTTACTAAACCCAAACCTCAAG AAtccaagaagaagaaaaaggaaggcaaGAAACAAGAGAAGATGCTGGATTAA